The proteins below come from a single Polymorphobacter fuscus genomic window:
- the gntA gene encoding guanitoxin biosynthesis heme-dependent pre-guanitoxin N-hydroxylase GntA, translated as MTADHPLVAEFHEFVRAPAFPCVGAKAALSKEQMHIIVGRDITSAWDDLRILPALNALAASYRQTPQLFQTLIVIFEGPDLTGEAEFEGYLWERVQSLADKDALWYGQPRDTRVSDDPDDPHFSLSFGGEAFFVVGLHPGASRPARRFSRPALVFNLHDQFEQLRAQNRYEKLRESILARDLTLAGSLNPMLARHGDDSEARQYSGRAVGSDWQCPYAGRGAGIASGDNDGLIDHVA; from the coding sequence TTGACTGCCGATCATCCGCTCGTTGCGGAATTTCACGAATTTGTCCGCGCGCCGGCCTTTCCGTGCGTCGGCGCCAAGGCGGCGCTGTCGAAGGAGCAGATGCACATCATCGTCGGCCGCGATATCACATCGGCCTGGGATGACTTGCGCATCCTGCCGGCGTTGAATGCGCTCGCGGCAAGCTATCGGCAAACGCCGCAGCTGTTCCAGACCTTGATCGTCATCTTCGAAGGGCCCGACCTGACCGGCGAGGCCGAATTCGAAGGCTATCTGTGGGAGCGTGTGCAGTCGCTCGCCGACAAGGACGCGCTCTGGTATGGCCAGCCGCGCGACACCAGGGTCAGCGATGACCCCGACGACCCGCATTTCTCGCTCAGCTTCGGCGGCGAGGCCTTCTTCGTCGTCGGGCTGCACCCGGGCGCCAGCCGCCCTGCACGGCGGTTCTCGCGCCCGGCGCTGGTCTTCAACCTGCACGACCAGTTCGAACAGCTGCGGGCACAGAACCGCTATGAAAAGCTGCGCGAATCGATCCTGGCGCGCGACCTCACCCTCGCCGGATCGCTCAACCCGATGCTCGCCCGGCACGGCGATGATTCGGAGGCGCGCCAGTACAGCGGTCGGGCGGTCGGCAGCGACTGGCAATGCCCCTATGCCGGGCGCGGCGCCGGGATCGCATCGGGCGACAATGACGGACTGATCGACCATGTTGCATGA
- a CDS encoding DUF4440 domain-containing protein, protein MDDDRIWAFEESLWIGDADHYHELIDDACVMVLPAPPFVLTGAQAIDAVADTPRWQTVTFSDRQVMRPEEGLIVIAYRAHASRDGADAYDAFCTTTMRRLEHDVWRVVQHQQTVPIVVAGHAEQ, encoded by the coding sequence GTGGACGATGATCGCATCTGGGCGTTCGAGGAAAGCCTGTGGATCGGCGATGCCGACCATTACCACGAACTGATCGACGACGCCTGTGTCATGGTCCTGCCGGCGCCGCCGTTCGTGCTGACCGGCGCGCAGGCGATCGATGCGGTTGCCGACACACCCCGCTGGCAGACGGTGACGTTCAGCGACCGCCAGGTGATGCGGCCGGAAGAAGGGCTGATCGTCATCGCCTATCGGGCGCACGCCAGTCGCGACGGGGCAGATGCCTATGACGCCTTTTGCACCACGACCATGCGCCGACTGGAACATGATGTGTGGCGTGTCGTCCAGCATCAGCAGACCGTGCCGATAGTTGTTGCGGGCCACGCGGAACAATAG